The following are encoded in a window of Castanea sativa cultivar Marrone di Chiusa Pesio chromosome 5, ASM4071231v1 genomic DNA:
- the LOC142636270 gene encoding receptor-like protein 56, whose translation MGWPLVKSLLWSLLLFVQIHEHRACIEEERMGLLELKAFLKSHTNYTKPLLPTWVYETKGGCCSWEWVNCSTNTGHVINLTLSRINNWKGIDYWFFNLSLLRPFKELRILDLSHNGIAGWLGNEESNGFSNMSKLTQLNLRENNFDKEILRSLGALPVLKSLDLSSNNMWPLSRKELVYLSNLEVLILQNCGLNGSLPFKDMANFSNLEILDLSRNEFTGSITPYIGALSSLKAISLSSNSLNGTLNTPEFCALKKLEEIDLAGNGFEGMLPPCLKNLTSLSFLDISHNQFNGNLSSSPIASLTSLEYIDLSYNLFEGLFSFNIFANHSQLKVIQFLSDKNKLDIETENHSWDPLFQLKVLVLSNFNLNRLTGNFPKFLLDQHELEVVDISHSKLNGSFPIWLLENNTGLQLLNLRSNSFTGEFHLSDHYMNLRWLDLSDNHFDGKLQEDIGKRIPKIKHLTLSQNQFEGNLPSSIGDMSNLRLLDLSFNNFYGEVPMELVANSTSCGILRLSNNNFCGEIFSKHFNLSLISLELQNNNFTGTLPAVPQKVGWVLNISNNHMTGTIPQWIVNRSTSPWVAVDLSSNSFEGQIPCGLSSSDVINLSHNLFSGLLPSCLNLQDVRHLLLQGNKLTGSLPKAILNSSSLVTLDIRDNRFIGSIPDEIDGLPNLKVLSLSGNHFSGVISKQLCRLKRVDIMDLSNNSFSGTIPYCFHNITFGKLASSDFVYTGPSGFGVSGFSLPYKSVLDTTLEIQGSSFDFLGQVEIVFVMKYRSDLYKGLILDMVSVLDLSFNKLTGEIPPTLGQLSSICAMNLSYNQLTGSIPKSFSNLTQLESLDLSHNNLSGEIPSVLTDLTFLEAFNVNHNNLSGKVPNIKQFSTFEKSSYEGNPFLCGPPLEKSYTDIDESPPSPQIPSKANDGKWYEVDLPVFSIIFSVSYVIFFLGVASILYINPHWRQRCFNLVEDRMYWCYFFALNTLKGLPGRMCH comes from the exons ATGGGGTGGCCTTTAGTTAAATCTTTGCTGTGGTCTTTACTACTCTTTGTTCAAATTCATGAGCACAGAGCATGTATTGAGGAAGAGAGGATGGGTCTCCTAGAATTGAAAGCCTTTCTAAAATCCCACACTAATTATACCAAGCCCCTTCTTCCGACGTGGGTTTATGAGACAAAGGGTGGGTGTTGTAGTTGGGAGTGGGTCAACTGTAGCACCAACACTGGTCACGTGATCAATCTCACGCTCTCCAGAATAAACAATTGGAAAGGGATTGATTATTGGTTCTTCAACTTGTCCTTGTTGCGGCCTTTCAAGGAGCTAAGAATTCTTGATTTATCTCACAACGGAATTGCTGGTTGGTTAGGAAATGAAG aatccAATGGTTTTTCAAATATGAGCAAGCTaacacaattaaatttaagagaaaacAACTTTGACAAGGAAATTTTAAGATCCTTAGGTGCCCTTCCAGTTCTTAAATCTCTGGATCTAAGTTCCAATAATATGTGGCCTCTTTCTCGCAAAG AACTGGTTTATCTAAGCAACTTGGAGGTCCTTATCTTGCAAAATTGTGGCCTTAATGGAAGCCTACCATTCAAGG ATATGgcaaattttagcaatttggAGATTTTAGATTTGAGTAGAAATGAATTCACTGGAAGCATTACTCCATATATCGGAGCGTTATCTTCTCTCAAGGCTATATCATTATCTTCTAATAGCCTCAATGGAACTTTAAACACTCCAG AGTTTTGTGCGCTGAAGAAACTTGAAGAGATAGATCTTGCTGGTAATGGCTTTGAAGGGATGCTTCCTCCATGcctaaaaaatttgacatctcTTTCGTTCTTAGATATATCTCACAACCAGTTCAATGGAAACTTGTCTTCGTCTCCAATAGCCAGCCTAACATCCCTTGAGTACATTGATCTGAGTTATAATCTTTTTGAAGGTTTATTCTCATTCAACATATTTGCTAATCACTCCCAGCTTAAGGTGATTCAATTTTTGAGTGATAAAAACAAACTTGATATAGAAACTGAGAATCACAGTTGGGACCCTTTGTTTCAATTAAAGGTCCTAGTACTGTCTAATTTTAATCTCAACAGGCTTACTGGCAACTTTCCTAAGTTTCTCTTGGACCAACATGAATTGGAAGTCGTTGATATCTCTCATAGTAAATTGAATGGAAGCTTCCCCATATGGTTGCTTGAAAACAATACTGGACTACAACTGTTAAATCTTCGAAGTAACTCTTTCACGGGCGAGTTTCATTTGTCAGATCACTACATGAATCTTCGTTGGTTGGATCTCTCAGACAATCACTTTGATGGGAAACTTCAAGAAGATATCGGAAAGAGgattccaaaaataaaacatctaACTTTATCCCAAAATCAATTTGAAGGTAATCTTCCATCCTCAATAGGTGACATGAGTAATTTGAGGCTTTTGGACTTGtcctttaataatttttatggagAGGTACCAATGGAATTGGTTGCTAATAGCACCTCCTGTGGAATTTTGAGGTTATCTAATAATAACTTTTGCGGTGAAATTTTCTCGAAGCACTTCAACCTATCCTTGATATCTTTAGAACTgcaaaacaataatttcacagGCACTCTTCCAGCTGTACCCCAAAAGGTAGGGTGGGTCCTAAATATTAGCAACAACCACATGACAGGTACAATTCCTCAATGGATAGTAAATCGTAGTACGTCACCATGGGTTGCTGTTGACTTGAGTAGCAACTCTTTCGAAGGCCAGATTCCATGTGGACTATCTTCATCTGATGTAATAAACCTTTCTCATAACTTGTTTTCAGGATTGTTACCTTCTTGCTTGAATCTACAGGATGTTAGGCACTTACTTTTGCAAGGGAACAAACTCACAGGGTCATTACCAAAAGCTATTCTCAATTCATCATCCCTTGTGACATTGGACATTAGAGATAATCGCTTTATCGGCAGCATCCCTGATGAAATTGATGGACTTCCCAACTTAAAAGTGCTTTCGTTAAGTGGCAATCATTTTAGCGGTGTGATTTCAAAGCAGTTGTGTCGGTTAAAGAGGGTAGACATAATGGATCTTTCCAATAACTCTTTTTCTGGGACAATACCATACTGCTTTCACAACATAACTTTTGGGAAGCTAGCTAGTAGTGATTTTGTCTATACAGGTCCCAGTGGTTTTGGCGTGAGTGGTTTTTCCCTCCCATACAAATCTGTTCTAGATACGACTTTGGAAATTCAAGGGTCATCCTTTGACTTCCTGGGACAAGTTGAGATTGTATTTGTGATGAAATATAGGTCTGACTTGTACAAGGGTCTCATCCTTGATATGGTGTCTGTATTGGATTTGTCATTTAACAAGCTAACGGGTGAAATCCCTCCAACGCTAGGACAACTATCTTCAATTTGTGCAATGAACTTGTCTTACAATCAGTTAACAGGTTCTATTCCAAAATCATTCTCAAATTTGACTCAATTGGAGAGTTTAGATCTTTCTCATAACAATTTGAGTGGAGAAATTCCTTCGGTATTGACCGATCTGACGTTTCTAGAAGCTTTCAACGTGAATCATAACAACTTATCGGGTAAAGTTCCAAACATAAAACAATTTTCAACATTTGAAAAGAGCAGCTATGAAGGAAATCCATTTCTTTGTGGGCCACCACTGGAGAAAAGTTACACCGACATAGATGAATCACCTCCATCACCACAAATACCTTCAAAGGCAAATGATGGAAAATGGTATGAAGTTGATCTTCCAGTCTTCTCTATAATTTTCTCGGTATCATacgttattttctttttgggtgtgGCTAGTATTCTTTATATTAATCCTCATTGGCGGCAACGATGCTTCAACTTGGTCGAGGATCGTATGTACTGgtgttatttttttgctttaaatacCCTAAAAGGGCTGCCAGGCCGTATGTGTCATTAG